The following are encoded in a window of Salvelinus fontinalis isolate EN_2023a chromosome 40, ASM2944872v1, whole genome shotgun sequence genomic DNA:
- the LOC129839661 gene encoding ataxin-2 homolog yields MAVMIRIAFRVSWLCYLLIGGITCSTSSDGSPAPGSDAAWLYAGSLRSKGYGNYNSPTAPLQAQLTEEQQKHLAAILQNQLAPMPQAPQKMMYPAQMPQQEKQPSAMIQQQTLPASYPKQPKGVLYTAQMPKKQPATELQHQKEQQVWYPVKIPQQEKQSTTSSQQQKELTTMPQKQPAPMPVPQKQPTAMPQQVWYPAQMQQKQPALMPPPQKQPATMPKQVWHPAQMPQQQKQLATKPQQQKEPAAITQQPQQVLRPAQMLLKQLTAMPQQVWYPAQKPQQQKQPAAEPQQQIEQTAMPQPPQQVWHPAQFPQNQTQKELTAIPPQLLQSAQMPQQHKQPAAMLQQVWQLAPMPQQPHDVWYPAKMVQKQQASATQRPKELTAIPQQAWYPAQKPQLQKQPAAEPQQQMALTAIPQPPRQVWHPAQFPQEQKQAASMPLPQKQPTAMPQQEWYPAQMPQQQLAPMLLLQKQPTAIPQHAWYPAQMPQQQKQLATMLQKQPATMPLDVLHPAQKSQLQKQPAAELHQQIELTAMPQPPLQMWHPAQFPQKQKQPAPIHLPQKELTGIPQQLWQTSQQHKQPAAMLQQVWHLAQKQPAPMPQQPHDVWYPAKMVQKHYKSTEDGASGSSQASIVEQSGVIPIYSYSSKSHYENGRTVFSQTRYTPREPMLVDSGDAPKDSYVGIGAPSIYPPPVKDSARKM; encoded by the exons ATGGCCGTGATGATTAGAATCGCTTTCAG AGTTTCTTGGCTTTGTTACCTGCTAATTGGAGGGATAACCTGTTCTACATCAA GTGATGGGAGTCCTGCACCAGGTTCTGATGCCGCATGGCTCTATGCAGGCTCACTTAGGTCTAAAGGATATGGTAATTACAACTCTCCAACAGCTCCATTGCAAGCGCAGCTGACTGAAGAGCAACAGAAACATCTGGCTGCCATTCTGCAAAATCAACTGGCCCCCATGCCCCAGGCACCTCAGAAAATGATGTATCCAGCTCAAATGCCCCAGCAGGAAAAGCAACCGTCCGCCATGATCCAACAGCAGACTCTACCGGCCAGTTATCCTAAGCAGCCTAAAGGAGTGTTGTATACTGCTCAAATGCCCAAGAAGCAACCAGCTACTGAACTTCAGCATCAGAAGGAACAGCAAGTGTGGTATCCAGTTAAAATTCCCCAGCAGGAAAAGCAATCAACTACTAGTTCTCAGCAGCAGAAGGAACTGACCACCATGCCCCAGAAGCAACCGGCTCCAATGCCTGTACCGCAGAAACAACCAACAGCTATGCCCCAGCAAGTATGGTATCCAGCTCAAATGCAGCAGAAGCAACCAGCCCTAATGCCTCCACCCCAGAAGCAACCGGCCACCATGCCCAAGCAAgtgtggcatccagctcaaatGCCTCAGCAGCAAAAGCAACTAGCTACTAAACCCCAGCAGCAGAAGGAACCGGCCGCCATAACCCAGCAACCACAGCAAGTGTTGCGTCCAGCTCAAATGCTGCTAAAGCAACTTACTGCCATGCCCCAGCAAGTGTGGTATCCTGCTCAAAAGCCCCAGCAGCAGAAGCAACCGGCCGCTGAACCTCAGCAGCAGATTGAACAGACCGCCATGCCCCAGCCACCTCAGCAAGTGTGGCATCCAGCTCAATTTCCCCAGAATCAAACGCAGAAGGAACTGACCGCCATTCCACCACAACTGTTGCAATCTGCTCAAATGCCCCAGCAGCATAAGCAACCGGCTGCCATGCTTCAGCAAGTGTGGCAATTGGCCCCCATGCCCCAGCAGCCTCACGATGTGTGGTATCCAGCTAAAATGGTCCAGAAGCAACAAGCCTCTGCAACTCAGCGACCGAAGGAACTGACCGCCATACCCCAGCAAGCATGGTATCCAGCTCAAAAGCCCCAGCTGCAGAAGCAACCGGCCGCTGAACCTCAGCAGCAAATGGCACTGACCGCCATTCCCCAGCCACCTCGGCAAGTGTGGCATCCAGCTCAATTTCCCCAGGAGCAGAAGCAAGCAGCCTCAATGCCTTTACCACAGAAGCAACCGACCGCCATGCCCCAGCAAGAGTGGTATCCAGCTCAAATGCCCCAACAGCAACTGGCCCCAATGCTTTTACTGCAGAAACAACCAACAGCTATACCCCAGCATGCATGGTATCCAGCTCAAATGCCCCAGCAGCAGAAACAACTGGCCACCATGCTGCAGAAGCAACCAGCCACCATGCCCCTGGACGTGTTGCATCCAGCTCAAAAGTCCCAGCTGCAGAAGCAACCAGCCGCTGAACTTCATCAGCAAATTGAACTGACCGCCATGCCCCAGCCACCTCTGCAAATGTGGCATCCAGCTCAATTTCCACAGAAGCAGAAGCAACCAGCCCCCATCCATCTACCTCAGAAGGAATTGACTGGCATACCCCAACAACTGTGGCAAACGTCCCAACAGCATAAGCAGCCGGCTGCCATGCTTCAGCAAGTGTGGCATCTGGCACAGAAGCAACCGGCCCCTATGCCCCAGCAGCCTCACGACGTGTGGTATCCAGCTAAAATGGTCCAGAAGCACTACAAAAGCACTGAAGATGGTGCCTCTGGTAGCTCTCAGGCCAGCATCGTTGAACAGTCGGGTGTCATCCCAATCTATTCCTACAGTTCCAAATCACACTACGAGAATGGGAGAACTGTCTTCTCCCAAACCCGCTACACTCCTAGGGAGCCTATGCTGGTTGACAGTGGAGATGCTCCCAAGGACAGTTATGTTGGCATTGGTGCACCAAGCATATATCCACCACCAGTGAAGGATTCTGCAAG GAAAATGTAA